The following proteins are encoded in a genomic region of Debaryomyces hansenii CBS767 chromosome G complete sequence:
- a CDS encoding DEHA2G05082p (similar to uniprot|P38993 Saccharomyces cerevisiae YMR058W FET3 Ferro-O2-oxidoreductase required for high-affinity iron uptake and involved in mediating resistance to copper ion toxicity), whose amino-acid sequence MKLCELLFISFIVSLVNAKTHTWYFKTSWVDANPDGVKERKVIGFNDTWPLPTLRVNKGDRVNLYLTNGFDTANTSLHFHGLFQNGSSQMDGPEMVTQCPIPAGETMLYNFTVADQVGTFWYHSHTKGQLGDGMRAPFIIEDDDYPFDFDEEVVLSLSDWYHEKSDDLIEDFMSRYNPTGAEPIPANLLFNETRNNSWVVEPNKTYFVRIVNIGGFVTQYLWMEDHEFEVVEIDGIYVEKNKTDMLYITVAQRYGVLIKTKNSTDKNYAMMTRFDDTMLDIIPDELELNSTNYMVYNEDKDMPKEYKVDSIDDFLDDFYLKPLSKEKLYDDADQTITIDVTMDNLGDGVNYAFFNNLTYIKPKLPPLMTVLSSGEHATNELVYGSNTHTYVLQDNDVIDIVLNNGDTGRHPFHLHGHVFQLIARGSAVDDDDDPVTYGDEEDDVEFPEYPMMRDTVYVEPQSYMVLRFKADNPGVWFFHCHIDWHLIQGLAIVLVEAPLAIQADPRQKLQDDVKKHCEMLDMPYEGNAAGNSKDYLDLTGQNVQVAYLPSGFTARGIVALVFSCIAGFLGVVMIAVYGMADIPDVEERVARDLDVDIDEYEVNTSSTEQASIVEERTH is encoded by the coding sequence ATGAAATTGTGTGAATTATTgttcatttcatttattgtAAGTTTAGTAAATGCTAAGACTCATACTTGGTATTTCAAGACCAGTTGGGTTGATGCTAACCCAGATGGTGTCAAAGAGCGTAAAGTGATTGGTTTCAATGACACATGGCCGCTTCCAACTTTGAGGGTTAATAAGGGTGATAGGGTTAACTTGTACTTGACTAATGGTTTCGATACTGCTAATACTTCGTTACATTTCCACGGGCTTTTCCAGAACGGAAGTTCCCAAATGGATGGTCCTGAAATGGTTACACAATGTCCTATTCCAGCTGGTGAAACTATGTTGTACAACTTTACTGTTGCCGACCAAGTTGGTACATTCTGGTATCACTCGCATACTAAGGGTCAGTTAGGTGATGGTATGAGAGCTccattcattattgaagacGATGACTATCCATTTGACTTTGACGAAGAAGTTGTTTTGTCGCTTTCCGATTGGTACCATGAAAAGTCTGACGACTTGATCGAAGACTTTATGAGTAGATACAATCCAACTGGTGCAGAACCGATTCCAGCTAATCTTTTGTTTAATGAAACTAGAAATAACTCTTGGGTTGTTGAACCAAATAAGACATATTTTGTCCGTATTGTTAATATTGGTGGTTTCGTCACTCAATATCTTTGGATGGAAGATCATGAGTTCGAGGtggttgaaattgatgGTATATATGTCGAAAAGAACAAGACTGATATGTTATATATCACAGTCGCTCAACGTTATGGTGTTTTGATTAAAACTAAGAATAGCACTGATAAGAACTATGCTATGATGACCAGGTTTGATGACACCATGTTGGATATTATTCCAGATGAGttggaattgaattcaactAATTACATGGTGTATAACGAAGACAAGGACATGCCTAAGGAATATAAGGTTGACAGTATCGATGACTTCCTTGATGATTTCTACTTAAAGCCATTGAGCAAAGAAAAGTTGTATGACGATGCCGATCAGACTATCACCATTGATGTTACTATGGATAATTTGGGTGATGGTGTCAATTAtgctttcttcaataaccTTACTTATATTAAACCAAAGCTTCCACCTTTGATGACCGTTTTATCTTCCGGAGAACATGCTACAAACGAGTTAGTTTATGGTAGTAATACTCATACTTACGTTTTACAAGATAACGATGTCATTGATattgttttgaataatggTGATACCGGTAGACATCCTTTCCATTTACATGGTCATGTTTTCCAATTAATTGCTAGAGGTAGTGCAGtagatgatgacgatgatcCAGTTACTTACggtgatgaagaagatgatgtCGAGTTTCCAGAATATCCAATGATGAGAGACACTGTTTATGTTGAACCACAATCGTACATGGTTCTCAGGTTCAAAGCTGACAACCCTGGTGTTTGGTTCTTCCATTGTCACATTGATTGGCATTTAATCCAAGGTTTAGCAATTGTTTTGGTCGAAGCGCCATTAGCCATCCAAGCTGATCCTAGACAGAAGTTGCAAGATGACGTCAAGAAACATTGCGAAATGCTCGACATGCCATATGAAGGTAATGCTGCCGGTAATTCTAAGGACTACTTAGATTTAACTGGTCAAAATGTCCAAGTCGCCTACTTACCTTCTGGTTTCACTGCTAGAGGTATTGTTGCCTTAGTATTCTCTTGTATTGCTGGTTTCTTAGGTGTTGTTATGATCGCTGTCTACGGTATGGCTGACATTCCAGATGTCGAAGAAAGAGTTGCAAGAGACTTGGATGTCGATATCGACGAATATGAAGTCAATACTTCATCTACGGAACAAGCTTCtattgttgaagaaagaacCCATTAG
- a CDS encoding DEHA2G05104p (similar to uniprot|P53264 Saccharomyces cerevisiae YGR110W) has protein sequence MLVVPQRLFSVSRVVKNSSSSGFPGFNFNLNQLLNSNLKFLPNIRKKSIVHDETAAIDTPKKLRIIENRYKRSTHPTSVPLNKLFSNNFPLSISDSIDDYAYRRNPLKFQHDLLSLLPFYPQADSSGRSSQALQVKLDSGNYINEFVIYPPNKTEADASTMNHLIMIHGYGGGLGFFLKNFDEISSLDNWCIHSIDLLGYGCSSRPPFKLAKDDLEHVEKWFHDSYTEWLIKRNLSHLPPSQVLVMGHSMGAYLMATYGVKVNPKFCRKLLMISPGAVIKHRKQIFVPKYFAKLWEQNISPFTLVRKAGPLGSKVVSGWSSRRFANLPSKESKLLHKYAYGIFQSPGSGEYMLNYLLAPGADARFPLVERDIHKLDCEVLWCYGKEDWMDKLGGELCSKLINRQHKDSDKSKVLEIDDSGHHIYLDNPKKFNKLLLDEMKKF, from the coding sequence ATGCTAGTTGTCCCGCAAAGACTATTTAGCGTTTCCAGGGTTGTTAAAAACTCATCGTCGTCTGGGTTCCCCGGTTTCAACtttaatttaaatcaacttttgaattcaaatctcAAATTTTTGCCAAATATTAGAAAGAAATCAATAGTGCATGACGAGACGGCTGCTATCGACACGCCAAAGAAGTTGAGGATTATTGAAAATCGCTACAAAAGGTCAACACATCCTACTTCTGTGCCTTTGAATAAGCTATTCTCAAACAACTTTCCTTTGTCAATAAGTGATTCTATCGACGATTATGCATACAGACGTAATCCATTAAAATTCCAGCATGACTTATTATCACTTTTGCCGTTTTATCCTCAGGCAGATTCGTCAGGAAGATCAAGTCAGGCTCTTCAAGTTAAGCTTGACTCGGGGAATTATATTAATGAGTTTGTTATTTATCCGCCTAATAAAACAGAAGCCGATGCAAGTACTATGAATCATTTGATTATGATCCATGGATATGGTGGTGGATTAGGGTTTTTCTTAAAAAACTTCGATGAGATATCTTCTCTTGACAACTGGTGTATTCATTCCATTGATTTATTGGGGTATGGATGTTCATCAAGGCCTCCTTTCAAGCTAGCTAAGGATGATTTAGAGCACGTTGAAAAGTGGTTCCACGATTCATACACTGAGTGGCTTATAAAAAGAAACCTCAGTCACCTACCACCTCTGCAAGTCTTAGTGATGGGTCACTCTATGGGTGCTTATTTGATGGCTACGTATGGTGTTAAGGTCAACCCTAAGTTCTGCCGCAAATTGCTAATGATATCGCCGGGGGCAGTAATTAAACACagaaaacaaatatttgtccctaaatattttgcaaaacTTTGGGAGCAAAATATTTCCCCTTTCACTTTAGTGAGAAAAGCTGGTCCGTTAGGCTCGAAGGTAGTAAGTGGCTGGTCTTCCAGAAGGTTTGCAAATTTGCCATCTAAAGAGTCAAAATTATTACACAAGTATGCCTACGGGATCTTCCAGAGTCCCGGCTCAGGGGAATATATGCTCAATTATTTACTTGCTCCAGGAGCTGATGCACGGTTCCCATTAGTAGAGAGAGATATTCACAAGCTTGACTGCGAAGTGTTATGGTGCTATGGTAAAGAAGATTGGATGGACAAACTTGGTGGTGAACTATGTTCAAAACTTATAAACAGGCAACATAAAGATTCTGATAAAAGTAAGGTCTTAGAAATCGATGATAGTGGACATCATATATATCTCGACAATCCTAAAAAGTTTAATAAGCTTTTACTAGAcgaaatgaaaaaattttaG
- a CDS encoding DEHA2G05126p (weakly similar to uniprot|Q99344 Saccharomyces cerevisiae YPR066W UBA3 Protein that acts together with Ula1p to activate Rub1p before its conjugation to proteins (neddylation) which may play a role in protein degradation) — protein MTSTAATRSLSSILPLLKDVGPYNEVPDEYDFLQASKSLTTSAILVIGAGGLGCEILKNLALTGFRNIHLIDMDTIDISNLNRQFLFRPNDIGKSKAEVAANFVRSRINDDTLNIVPYFGKIQDKPIEYYQQFDVIICGLDNVEARRWINATLVSMVDSDLNNLIPLIDGGTEGFRGQSRVILPRLTSCYECTLDMINPKVTYPVCTIANTPRLPEHCIEWASVLQWPKNFPQKKFDADVPEQVDWMYKTALQRADEFNIEGVTRQLTLGVVKNIIPAIASTNAIIAASCCNEAFKFVTNSNPILNNYMMYSGDYSIFTYTYPHAQKLNCPVCGNAAKVVEAQNWWTLSKFMEEISSKQEISMTQPSLSTSSNYLYLRHPKSLEEITSPNLNKKLNTLVKPAEEMIITDPNLPISLKLVVNFVGPEDEPNDIKSVLS, from the coding sequence ATGACATCTACAGCTGCTACGAGAAGCTTGTCATCGATATTACCATTATTGAAGGATGTTGGACCATACAATGAGGTACCAGATGAATATGATTTCCTACAAGCTAGTAAATCATTAACAACATCAGCAATATTAGTAATTGGTGCAGGCGGATTAGGAtgtgaaatattgaagaatctaGCATTAACTGGCTTTAGAAATATacatttaattgatatggatacaattgatatatcaaatttaaatcGACAGTTTTTATTCAGGCCTAATGATATAGGTAAATCAAAAGCAGAGGTAGCAGCTAATTTTGTTCGATCAAGAATAAACGATGATACCTTAAATATAGTCCCATACTTCGGAAAGATTCAAGACAaaccaattgaatattaccAACAATTTGATGTTATAATATGCGGACTTGATAATGTAGAGGCAAGAAGGTGGATAAACGCTACTTTGGTATCAATGGTTGATTCAGACTTGAATAACTTGATACCTTTGATTGATGGTGGTACCGAAGGATTCAGAGGCCAATCAAGAGTTATATTGCCCCGATTAACATCGTGTTACGAGTGTACATTGGACATGATAAATCCTAAAGTTACATACCCGGTGTGTACTATTGCAAATACGCCAAGGTTGCCGGAACACTGTATTGAGTGGGCAAGTGTCCTTCAATGGCCAAAGAATTTTCctcaaaagaaatttgatGCTGATGTCCCAGAACAAGTTGATTGGATGTATAAAACAGCATTGCAAAGAGCTGATGAGTTTAATATAGAGGGCGTCACCAGGCAGTTAACTTTAGGGGTGGTTAAAAACATTATACCTGCCATCGCCTCTACAAATGCTATAATAGCTGCCTCATGTTGCAATGAAGCATTCAAGTTTGTTACAAATTCGAATCCTATTTTAAACAATTATATGATGTATTCTGGTGATTATTCTATTTTCACCTACACTTATCCACACGCACAAAAGCTTAACTGCCCTGTGTGTGGTAACGCAGCAAAGGTTGTTGAAGCACAAAATTGGTGGACACTTTCTAAATTCATGGAGGAAATTTCTAGTAAACAGGAGATCTCAATGACTCAACCTTCATTGTCCACATCCAGCAATTACTTGTACTTGAGGCATCCAAAGAGTTTGGAAGAGATAACAAGTCCtaatttaaataagaaGTTGAATACGTTGGTGAAACCAGCCGAAGAAATGATCATTACTGATCCCAATTTGCCAATATCTTTGAAGTTAGTAGTCAATTTTGTGGGGCCCGAAGACGAACCTAATGACATTAAGTCAGTACTATCATGA
- a CDS encoding DEHA2G05148p (weakly similar to uniprot|P06778 Saccharomyces cerevisiae YML032C RAD52 Protein that stimulates strand exchange by facilitating Rad51p binding to single-stranded DNA), protein MNTNNNSSGSNGPTSNSASSMYNYTHFKDTKYKNAQGTPNRNFQPVPYTEEEHQRIQYLLDKVLGPEYVSFRPGGGGQKVSYIEGWRALNLANEIFGFNGWCSELISSQVDYFDTHGNTGRISMGLSVVVRITIKDGTYHEDFGYGYIDNAKNKAMAFEKCKKEAFTDGLKRCLRCFGNVLGNCLYDRTIISKIQKVRLPAPELEADNFHRDPLIVQREMKKKQTVGVNIHESAENNTDNTNNIPKGNDDNGATNSNENNSNNVHSKQKNSATSLQTPISNRNFNIPNSTSQHRDNNTKPRASHPSQPGGPQQHSKTSSNNTPAPKNYDIVGDFDDSLVFSDDLPMDDDEMSHNDGLDDYELQMLIHKNRQNGGTDDPALIARSSYAENNENSNSSGEVNPTNNSVQEIPDQPALFVSAKRADALQQAPKDATKIPQFDAKYVSPNIRRTLDHSKSVPVRRSEISQAPHDKPRTNIGPPKLLNRASPGPTISNSNTNNLGKRMIGLPPSQKPPYKRRHQDASLSQRSKPDETSQPSSKAVPQDTNPSKDKENQPARVASSKNLEDINNMAQVT, encoded by the exons ATGAATACGAACAATAACAGTAGTGGCAGTAATGGCCCCACCTCAAATAGTGCCAGCTCTATGTATAATTATACACATTTTAAAGACACGAAATATAAGAATGCACAAGGGACTCCAAATAGAAACTTTCAACCAGTTCCTTACACAGAAGAAGAGCATCAGAGAATCCAGTATTTGCTTGATAAAGTGTTAGGGCCAGAATATGTGAGTTTTCGCCCAGGTGGCGGAGGACAAAAAGTTTCGTACATTGAAGGTTGGAGAGCGCTTAACTTGGcgaatgaaatatttgggTTTAATGGTTGGTGTTCAGAGTTGATAAGCTCACAGGTAGATTATTTCGATACACATGGGAACACCGGACGTATTTCTATGGGACTTTCAGTTGTGGTGAGGATTACCATTAAGGACGGCACGTATCATGAGGATTTCGGATACggatatattgataatgcAAAGAACAAGGCAATGGCGTTTGAAAAATGTAAAAAAGAGGCGTTTACAGATGGGTTGAAGAGATGTTTGAGGTGTTTTGGTAACGTTTTGGGAAATTGCTTATACGATAgaacaattatttctaaaatcCAGAAAGTTCGGTTACCAGCTCCCGAATTAGAGGCAGACAATTTCCACAGAGACCCTTTGATAGTGCAACgagaaatgaaaaagaagcaaACAGTTGGAGTAAACATCCATGAAAGTGCAGAAAATAATACCGATAATACAAACAATATCCCCAAGGGTAACGATGATAATGGCGCAACAAACAGTAATGAAAAcaatagtaataatgttCACAGTAAGCAAAAAAATTCAGCAACTAGCTTGCAGACGCCAATTTCCAACAGGAACTTCAACATACCAAATTCTACTTCCCAGCATCGagataataatacaaaacCAAGAGCTAGCCACCCATCTCAGCCTGGTGGTCCGCAGCAGCATTCCAAAACTTCAAGTAATAATACACCAGCTCCCAAAAATTATGATATAGTAGGAGATTTTGATGATTCGCTTGTGTTTAGTGATGACCTTCCTATggatgacgatgaaatgAGCCATAACGATGGACTAGATGATTACGAATTACAAATGCTTATTCACAAGAATAGACAAAATGGTGGAACTGATGATCCTGCCCTAATAGCAAGAAGCTCATATGCTGAAAACAACGAAAATTCTAATAGTAGCGGTGAAGTAAACCCAACTAATAATAGCGTACAAGAGATCCCAGACCAACCAGCTTTATTTGTAAGTGCCAAACGGGCAGATGCGTTACAACAGGCACCAAAAGATGCAACGAAAATTCCTCAATTTGATGCCAAATACGTGTCTCCCAATATTAGAAGAACACTTGACCATTCAAAATCTGTACCAGTGAGGAGGTCTGAAATCAGCCAGGCGCCACATGACAAGCCTCGGACTAATATTGGACCCCCAAAGCTCTTGAACCGAGCTAGTCCAGGTCCTACAATATCAAATAGTAATACCAACAATTTAGGTAAGAGAATGATTGGATTGCCACCATCTCAGAAACCCCCATACAAGAGAAGACACCAAGA CGCATCTTTATCTCAAAGATCGAAACCCGATGAAACATCACAACCCTCGAGTAAAGCTGTTCCACAAGATACAAACCCATCGAAGGATAAAGAAAACCAACCGGCTCGAGTGGCTTCATCAAAGAACCTCGAGGATATCAACAATATGGCACAAGTGACGTAA
- a CDS encoding DEHA2G05170p (no similarity) translates to MTCNTSLKEDHKSLTSPDKIKQSSDTSDVRKINDENVVESEKPAAGIVCQEGNIHERNLHETAIDQPTMIVSFQVPRKEVGGSEEVRSLERKSSAQKELNSVQRKKQIAEYNSLKLKEERQQRYRIRRGGESSFSYGKFDTHSAATSDGDDTPPLKRKKRVSFEF, encoded by the coding sequence ATGACTTGTAATACAAGTTTGAAGGAAGATCACAAATCTTTAACTTCACCtgataaaatcaaacaacTGAGTGATACATCAGACGTACGTAAAATCAATGACGAGAACGTTGTGGAACTGGAAAAGCCTGCTGCTGGTATTGTCTGTCAAGAGGGTAATATTCATGAGCGAAACTTGCACGAAACGGCGATAGACCAACCGACAATGATAGTTAGTTTTCAAGTCCCCAGGAAAGAGGTAGGTGGTAGTGAAGAAGTCCGGAGTCTTGAAAGGAAGTCGTCGGCTCAGAAGGAATTAAATTCAGTACAAAGAAAGAAGCAAATTGCGGAATACAATTCGTTAAAACTCAAGGAAGAAAGACAACAACGATACCGAATACGACGTGGTGGCGAACTGTCGTTTCTGTATGGAAAGTTTGACACTCATAGCGCGGCTACGAGTGATGGAGACGACACACCGCCCTTGAAGAGGAAAAAGAGGGTCAGCTTCGAATTCTAA
- a CDS encoding DEHA2G05192p (highly similar to uniprot|Q12330 Saccharomyces cerevisiae YOR159C SME1 Required for pre-mRNA splicing cap modification and U1 U2 U4 and U5 snRNA stability), with protein MSSSAKTNKKTMIPPINLIFKYLQQQSPVTIWLYEQTHSRIQGKIRGFDEFMNVVIDDAMEVNTNDGSKEELGRILLKGDNITLISSLDV; from the coding sequence ATGTCTTCAAGTGCTAAGACAAATAAGAAAACGATGATTCCTCCAATCAATcttatttttaaatatttacaGCAACAATCACCAGTTACAATATGGTTATATGAACAAACTCATCTGAGAATACAAGGAAAGATAAGAGGGTTTGACGAGTTTATGAACGTTGTAATTGATGACGCTATGGAGGTGAATACAAACGACGGgtcaaaagaagaattaggGAGGATACTACTTAAAGGTGATAACATTACGTTAATTTCTAGCTTGGATGTGTAG
- a CDS encoding DEHA2G05214p (similar to uniprot|Q04149 Saccharomyces cerevisiae YDR386W MUS81 Helix-hairpin-helix protein involved in DNA repair and replication fork stability) translates to MEGPPGDLKHLFIEWLQEAAINATKKGTKAAILYNKALGSVRNYPLPINDPKTLKSVQFVGDKTCIHLSKKLEEYCKLNNFELPVAFGGLINGGVGEKRKHEVSDTSNLPDAKPKKQRKQKQYIPRKRSGGYAILLALYFGDKKKTGLTKEEIIQRATPYSDKSFKSNPSANEFYSAWSSIKSLQTHDLVDSSGRSSKSYFLTEEGYELAKQLKDAEGFESSPITNHIADLSFDNQVRVTPDSSYSKISQQLDSSPLMKTKNNKDRYGLGPSRLSSTRERILDLSSSPRLISSPLKPKDFVLRESLSSHNSTRPLQDRESISKAEDGINTKTKARLVHDASKRIYDGTNYDIWVPGEFEIILIIDNREIRSQRDRDFFQTRLTSLKVECDVRPLSVGDVVWTAKHKKTGREVILNYICERKRLDDLVSSIKDGRFQEQKNRLKKSGMKQFYYLVEDVVTSDMNKFGDMSDAIQTAMSMTMTISNFYLKRFKSIEDTIAFLASLTQVIKDQFAKNKTNLLVLKARSIKNQAEYSSLIAKFKEKFENRSTSYECAHLFSTFQDSMGKTGMMTVKETFILMLMGIRGVSLERAVAIQNRFKTPKNLIEFFFVENNHLSELDKKQLMMDVFKNEIGNKKIGKVLSEKIYDVWGCV, encoded by the coding sequence ATGGAAGGTCCTCCTGGTGATTTAAAGCACTTGTTTATTGAGTGGCTTCAGGAAGCTGCTATAAATGCTACAAAAAAAGGCACGAAGGCTgctatattatataataaggCACTAGGCAGTGTTAGGAATTACCCGCTACCTATTAATGATCCAAAAACGTTAAAGCTGGTACAGTTCGTAGGAGACAAGACATGCATTCACTTGTCAAAAAAACTAGAAGAATATTGcaaattgaataacttTGAGTTACCTGTGGCATTTGGCGGTTTAATCAATGGGGGTGTGGGTGAAAAACGAAAACATGAGGTTTCAGATACATCGAACTTACCAGATGCCAAACCcaaaaaacaaagaaaacagAAGCAGTATATACCCAGAAAGCGATCTGGAGGATACGCGATACTATTGGCGCTATATTTCGGTGATAAAAAGAAGACTGGATTAACcaaggaagaaataattcagCGTGCAACTCCATACTCAGATAAATCGTTTAAGTCGAATCCTTCTGCGAACGAGTTTTATTCAGCATGGAGTTCTATAAAAAGTTTACAAACCCATGATTTGGTTGACTCTTCTGGTAGAAGCTCAAAATCATACTTTCTCACGGAAGAAGGATATGAACTTGCTAAACAACTAAAAGATGCGGAAGGGTTTGAGTCGTCACCAATCACAAATCACATTGCAGACTTATCATTTGACAATCAAGTTAGAGTGACCCCAGATAGTTCGTATTCCAAAATAAGTCAACAATTGGATAGTTCTCCattgatgaagacgaagaataACAAAGACCGGTATGGATTGGGTCCCAGCCGACTTAGCTCCACAAGAGAACGTATATTAGACCTTTCTCTGTCTCCACgtttaatttcttctccATTAAAACCCAAAGACTTCGTTCTTCGAGAAAGCTTGTCTTCCCATAACTCCACGCGGCCATTACAGGATAGAGAGTCGATTTCAAAAGCTGAGGATGGAATTAATACTAAGACCAAAGCAAGATTAGTGCATGATGCTTCAAAAAGGATATATGATGGTACGAATTACGATATATGGGTTCCGGGAGagtttgaaattattttaatcATAGATAACAGAGAGATACGGTCACAAAGAGATCGTGATTTCTTTCAGACTCGTTTGACTAGTCTTAAGGTAGAGTGTGATGTACGACCGTTGTCAGTGGGAGATGTGGTTTGGACGGCGAAACACAAGAAGACTGGCAGGGAggtgattttgaattatatttgtGAGAGAAAAAGGTTGGATGATTTAGTTTCGTCCATTAAAGATGGACGCTTTcaagaacaaaaaaataGGTTAAAAAAATCGGGTATGAAACAGTTCTATTACTTAGTAGAGGACGTTGTGACTAGTGACATGAATAAATTTGGTGATATGTCGGATGCAATACAAACGGCCATGTCTATGACCATGACAATATccaatttttatttgaaaagattCAAATCTATCGAAGATACAATTGCATTCCTAGCGTCTTTAACCCAAGTTATTAAAGATCAATTTGCAAAAAATAAGACAAATCTATTGGTTCTAAAGGCCAGGTCAATCAAGAACCAAGCCGAATACAGTCTGTTAATTGCAAAGTTTAAAgagaaatttgaaaacagGCTGACCCTGTATGAGTGTGCTCATTTGTTTTCCACCTTCCAGGATTCTATGGGAAAAACTGGTATGATGACGGTAAAAGAAACGTTCATATTAATGTTAATGGGAATCAGAGGAGTTTCGTTGGAAAGAGCTGTTGCAATTCAAAACCGTTTCAAAACCCCCAAGAATCTCATagaattcttctttgtaGAAAACAATCATCTTAGTGAGTTAGATAAGAAACAGCTAATGATGGAcgttttcaaaaatgaaataggtaataaaaaaattggaaaagtCTTACTGGAAAAGATCTATGATGTGTGGGGATGTGTCTAA
- a CDS encoding DEHA2G05236p (similar to uniprot|P17558 Saccharomyces cerevisiae YOR158W PET123 Mitochondrial ribosomal protein of the small subunit): protein MGKRTIKFGGKSGILPKVRPVFKRYPIRPKTAEELADESKVEQGFAEGVPLPTRKGFTFHRQTIEKPVVTVEERIKKNIDERKPQNIDESKLSQEEIWKLRRDDIRREHLREAYLNESKRLQRIEDLKKIQAEKELSAKASQSIYEETEATKLTLPTIDSYLNGPIMRQRTEEEQEIVTEQRILNRKTKELAVKERKTNQLLELYHAAANFITTEEELEQAIKDAFEVNVSKFESNQMIIENKLSGYSHAFSNINTNEGLVLDEVLGQVNGQPGLETVKDTLDGEIERLKREAQLAINQRPH, encoded by the coding sequence ATGGGAAAGCGTACCATCAAATTCGGTGGTAAATCAGGGATCTTACCTAAGGTTCGTCCCGTTTTCAAGAGATATCCAATCAGACCAAAGACTGCTGAAGAATTGGCAGATGAATCTAAAGTAGAACAAGGATTTGCTGAAGGAGTTCCATTACCAACTAGAAAGGGATTCACATTTCACCGTCAAACAATAGAAAAGCCAGTTGTTAcagttgaagaaagaatcaagaaaaatatagACGAAAGAAAACCacaaaatattgatgaatcaaaattaagtcaagaagaaatatggAAATTAAGGAGAGATGATATTCGTCGTGAACACTTGAGGGAGGCATATTTAAATGAGTCCAAGAGATtacaaagaattgaagacttaaaaaaaatacagGCTGAAAAAGAACTTAGTGCCAAAGCATCCCAATCCATTTATGAAGAAACAGAGGCTACAAAGCTAACATTGCCTACCATTGattcatatttgaatgGTCCAATTATGAGACAAAGGactgaagaagaacaagagaTAGTGACTGAACAAAGAATCTTGAATAGAAAGACCAAAGAATTAGCCGTAAAAGAACGTAAGACTAACCAATTGTTAGAATTATACCATGCAGCAGCTAACTTCATCACCACTGAAGAGGAATTAGAACAAGCCATCAAAGATGCATTTGAAGTTAATGTCAGCAAGTTCGAGAGTAACCAAATGATCATCGAAAACAAACTTTCTGGTTACTCACATGCTTTTTCTAACATCAACACCAATGAGGGATTAGTTTTAGATGAAGTATTAGGTCAAGTCAATGGCCAACCTGGTTTAGAAACTGTTAAGGATACTCTAGATGGTGAGATCGAAAGATTAAAACGTGAAGCCCAACTTGCGATCAACCAAAGACCACATTAA